A window of Staphylococcus sp. 17KM0847 contains these coding sequences:
- the pnpS gene encoding two-component system histidine kinase PnpS, translating into MIKFYHKLLLILTTITVVSFMILGFVIHNTIDLTVEKYQKKEAHQEAEQLLARYFAEDRQDIRRLAELFEVDVTIMDTSDEYHVTVHSTSPLKAQTQPLLQKLKTENNVYQLNRKTGVYTYAYKEDNTAILLSGQSKVVSDLQLQFWKYLVVIGLFTMALIFFTVRYINRTYIQPINEVSYAASLLSEGKYHIRVPESSVKETKELYVTINVLARRLDKLNSAQKIERNRLVTTLENIPSAILMIDKHGDIVLANKTYCEIFNNGKYVEQQNYEAILNPVLKQLVVEGFKVEKAMYQQIEMHVNDIHQKFFDASCVPILTRKRKKLQGMVIVLHDITQLKKLENLRRDFVANVSHELRTPITSIKGFAETLIDGAKNDPQSLDMFLNIILKESNRIQSLVEDLLDLSKIEQNTTLERHRIHLSEVARGAMSVIEPIAQAKHITLVDAIDDDVYAMADEDKIAQVIVNLMTNAVNYSYAHKTVTLRVFEEQQQQVIEVIDEGIGIHQDEKYHIFERFYRVDKARSRDSGGTGLGLSITKHIVEAYQGKIEVDSEEGRGSTFRVILMDPDK; encoded by the coding sequence ATGATTAAATTTTATCATAAGCTTTTGTTAATACTGACGACGATTACAGTTGTCAGTTTTATGATATTGGGTTTTGTGATTCACAACACCATCGATTTAACAGTTGAAAAATATCAAAAAAAAGAAGCACATCAGGAGGCAGAACAGCTGCTTGCACGTTATTTTGCTGAAGATAGACAAGATATTCGCAGGCTGGCTGAGCTTTTTGAGGTGGATGTGACTATTATGGATACGTCAGATGAATATCACGTTACAGTACATTCAACATCGCCCTTGAAGGCACAAACTCAGCCCTTATTACAAAAGTTGAAGACTGAAAATAATGTGTATCAGCTCAATCGCAAGACGGGGGTTTATACATATGCGTATAAAGAGGACAATACCGCAATATTGTTGAGTGGACAGTCCAAAGTGGTGTCTGATTTACAGTTACAGTTTTGGAAATATTTAGTCGTGATTGGTTTGTTTACGATGGCACTTATTTTCTTTACGGTGCGTTATATTAATAGAACATATATTCAGCCTATCAATGAAGTATCTTATGCAGCGTCACTCTTATCAGAGGGGAAATATCACATACGTGTACCGGAGAGCAGTGTCAAAGAAACGAAAGAATTGTATGTGACGATTAATGTATTAGCACGGCGACTGGATAAGTTGAATAGTGCTCAGAAAATCGAACGCAATCGTTTAGTGACGACGCTTGAGAATATACCGAGTGCTATTTTGATGATTGATAAACACGGAGATATTGTTCTAGCGAATAAAACGTATTGTGAGATTTTTAATAATGGTAAATATGTTGAACAACAAAATTATGAAGCGATTTTAAATCCTGTATTAAAGCAGCTGGTCGTAGAGGGGTTTAAAGTTGAGAAAGCGATGTATCAACAAATTGAAATGCACGTCAATGATATTCATCAGAAGTTTTTTGATGCTTCATGTGTTCCGATATTGACGCGTAAAAGAAAAAAACTACAAGGCATGGTTATCGTATTACACGATATTACTCAGCTGAAAAAACTGGAAAACTTGCGACGTGATTTTGTCGCAAATGTATCACATGAATTAAGAACACCGATTACATCGATCAAAGGTTTTGCGGAAACGTTAATCGATGGCGCAAAGAATGACCCTCAATCGCTAGATATGTTTTTAAATATTATTTTGAAGGAGTCTAATCGTATTCAGTCCCTTGTTGAAGATTTATTAGACCTATCAAAAATTGAACAGAATACAACATTAGAACGGCATCGAATTCACCTCTCAGAAGTTGCACGTGGGGCTATGTCTGTGATTGAACCGATTGCCCAAGCGAAACATATTACATTAGTAGATGCGATCGACGATGATGTCTATGCGATGGCAGATGAAGATAAAATCGCACAAGTGATTGTCAATTTAATGACGAATGCTGTTAATTATTCTTATGCGCATAAAACAGTGACATTGCGTGTGTTTGAAGAACAGCAACAACAGGTGATTGAAGTCATAGATGAAGGCATTGGCATTCATCAAGATGAGAAGTATCATATTTTCGAACGTTTTTATCGAGTGGATAAAGCAAGAAGCCGTGATTCAGGTGGCACAGGTCTTGGGTTATCGATTACAAAGCATATTGTAGAAGCATATCAAGGCAAAATTGAAGTGGATTCTGAAGAAGGTCGCGGCTCTACGTTTAGAGTGATATTAATGGATCCAGATAAATAA